A single genomic interval of Peromyscus leucopus breed LL Stock chromosome 7, UCI_PerLeu_2.1, whole genome shotgun sequence harbors:
- the Tbrg1 gene encoding transforming growth factor beta regulator 1 isoform X1: MSLLGGLASEPRTPLSKARMKRLPKKSQNEKYRLKYLRLRKAAKATVFENAAICDEIARLEEKFLKAKEERRYLLKKLLQLQALTEGEPQAPAPSHSSSLPLAYGVASSVGTLPGAGPGTGAEEPFGKKSKKEKKERGKENNKLEVLKKTSKKKKMEGGARKLVRPIALDPSGRPVFPIGLGGLTVYSLGEIITNRPGFHDESAIYPVGYCSTRVFASMKCPEQKCLYTCQVKDGGVQPQFEIVPEDDPQNTIVGSSADACYEELVRTISSATGKLMPNLLSCGAEFFGFSHPIVHNLIQSCPEAQNCVNYQWVKFDACKPRKGQLSQELPENDAAMSLEAFDSQTFDDDHEDSILPGSLDLPELQHEAFVSSYQPEFLTHEPLGDTDLQHLKSPSQCSPMQPSD; encoded by the exons ATGAGCCTGCTGGGCGGCCTGGCTTCCGAGCCGCGCACCCCGCTGTCCAAGGCCAGGATGAAAAGGCTCCCGAAGAAGAGCCAGAACGAGAAGTACCGGTTGAAGTACCTGCGGCTGCGCAAAGCGGCCAAGGCCACCGTGTTT gaaaatgcTGCTATTTGTGATGAAATTGCTCGTCTTGAGGAAAAATTCcttaaagcaaaagaagaaagaag ATACTTGCTGAAGAAGCTCCTCCAGCTTCAGGCTCTAACTGAAGGGGAACCACAGGCGCCAGCTCCTTCCCACAGCTCCAGCTTGCCCCTGGCTTATGGTGTGGCCAGCTCGGTGGGAACTCTCCCGGGAGCTGGGCCCGGCACTGGGGCTGAGGAACCATTTGGGAAGAAAtccaagaaggagaaaaaagaaaggggcaaAGAGAACAACAAACTGGAAG TTCTGAAGAAAAcatccaagaaaaagaaaatggagggagGTGCTCGCAAGCTGGTTCGGCCCATTGCCCTGGATCCCTCAGGACGGCCTGTGTTCCCCATCGGACTAGGGGGTCTAACAGTATATAGCCTGGGGGAG ATCATCACCAACCGGCCTGGCTTCCATGATGAGAGTGCCATCTACCCTGTGGGCTACTGCAGTACTCGGGTGTTCGCCAGCATGAAGTGTCCAGAGCAGAAGTGTCTGTACACCTGTCAGGTCAAGGACGGCGGTGTGCAGCCGCAG TTTGAAATTGTTCCTGAAGATGACCCCCAGAATACCATCGTCGGCTCTTCTGCAGATGCCTGTTATGAAGAACTGGTCAGGACCATCAGTTCTGCAAC GGGGAAACTGATGCCTAACCTGCTTTCATGTGGTGCTGAGTTCTTTGGGTTTTCTCATCCAATCGTCCACAACCTGATTCAGAGTTGTCCAGAAGCTCAAAACTGTGTCAA TTATCAGTGGGTGAAGTTTGATGCCTGCAAACCCAGGAAGGGGCAGCTGTCCCAGGAGCTTCCAGAGAACGATGCAGCTATGAGCCTTGAAGCCTTTGATTCACAGACCTTTGATGATGACCACGAGGATTCCATTCTACCAG GATCGCTGGACCTCCCTGAGCTTCAGCATGAAGCCTTTGTGTCATCTTACCAGCCAGAGTTCCTGACACATGAGCCCTTGGGAGACACTGACCTGCAGCACCTGAAGTCTCCATCACAGTGCAGCCCAATGCAGCCTTCAGACTGA
- the Tbrg1 gene encoding transforming growth factor beta regulator 1 isoform X2: MSLLGGLASEPRTPLSKARMKRLPKKSQNEKYRLKYLRLRKAAKATVFENAAICDEIARLEEKFLKAKEERRYLLKKLLQLQALTEGEPQAPAPSHSSSLPLAYGVASSVGTLPGAGPGTGAEEPFGKKSKKEKKERGKENNKLEVLKKTSKKKKMEGGARKLVRPIALDPSGRPVFPIGLGGLTVYSLGEIITNRPGFHDESAIYPVGYCSTRVFASMKCPEQKCLYTCQVKDGGVQPQFEIVPEDDPQNTIVGSSADACYEELVRTISSATYQWVKFDACKPRKGQLSQELPENDAAMSLEAFDSQTFDDDHEDSILPGSLDLPELQHEAFVSSYQPEFLTHEPLGDTDLQHLKSPSQCSPMQPSD, from the exons ATGAGCCTGCTGGGCGGCCTGGCTTCCGAGCCGCGCACCCCGCTGTCCAAGGCCAGGATGAAAAGGCTCCCGAAGAAGAGCCAGAACGAGAAGTACCGGTTGAAGTACCTGCGGCTGCGCAAAGCGGCCAAGGCCACCGTGTTT gaaaatgcTGCTATTTGTGATGAAATTGCTCGTCTTGAGGAAAAATTCcttaaagcaaaagaagaaagaag ATACTTGCTGAAGAAGCTCCTCCAGCTTCAGGCTCTAACTGAAGGGGAACCACAGGCGCCAGCTCCTTCCCACAGCTCCAGCTTGCCCCTGGCTTATGGTGTGGCCAGCTCGGTGGGAACTCTCCCGGGAGCTGGGCCCGGCACTGGGGCTGAGGAACCATTTGGGAAGAAAtccaagaaggagaaaaaagaaaggggcaaAGAGAACAACAAACTGGAAG TTCTGAAGAAAAcatccaagaaaaagaaaatggagggagGTGCTCGCAAGCTGGTTCGGCCCATTGCCCTGGATCCCTCAGGACGGCCTGTGTTCCCCATCGGACTAGGGGGTCTAACAGTATATAGCCTGGGGGAG ATCATCACCAACCGGCCTGGCTTCCATGATGAGAGTGCCATCTACCCTGTGGGCTACTGCAGTACTCGGGTGTTCGCCAGCATGAAGTGTCCAGAGCAGAAGTGTCTGTACACCTGTCAGGTCAAGGACGGCGGTGTGCAGCCGCAG TTTGAAATTGTTCCTGAAGATGACCCCCAGAATACCATCGTCGGCTCTTCTGCAGATGCCTGTTATGAAGAACTGGTCAGGACCATCAGTTCTGCAAC TTATCAGTGGGTGAAGTTTGATGCCTGCAAACCCAGGAAGGGGCAGCTGTCCCAGGAGCTTCCAGAGAACGATGCAGCTATGAGCCTTGAAGCCTTTGATTCACAGACCTTTGATGATGACCACGAGGATTCCATTCTACCAG GATCGCTGGACCTCCCTGAGCTTCAGCATGAAGCCTTTGTGTCATCTTACCAGCCAGAGTTCCTGACACATGAGCCCTTGGGAGACACTGACCTGCAGCACCTGAAGTCTCCATCACAGTGCAGCCCAATGCAGCCTTCAGACTGA